The candidate division WOR-3 bacterium nucleotide sequence TTAGTTCTTTTCATATTAGGGCAAAAAAATATTGAGTTATGAATTTCATTAAATTATTTCGTTATGAGTTCATCTCTTATTTCCGCAGGTGGCGCATTATTATTAATTTACCCATTCTACTATTTTTTAGTTTGATTTTTAGACATAATACTACTGCGCCTAAATTTAATATCTCATTCTTTAGTAGTATATTTATTTATTTAGTTACATTTTTGAATTTAGATATAATGTGGGATTTTTTTAATAAGAAGTATGAATTTCCTTTCTTAATTCATTTTCCTTTTAAAAGAAAGGAAATTTTCATCGCAAAGTGGGTTTCGCTTTTATTTTATTTCGGTTTATTCTTATTATTGTTTCTTATCACCACACAATTTCGGATGAGAAGAATATTTATTGAACCCTTTATTTACACTTTCCTTGAGTTAATTATATTTTTGAACATCATAACGATATTCTCATTTTCCCGGACATTATATCTCCCTTTATTTGCTTTTATATTCTTTAATGTTGTCGCTATTTTATTAAGAGCCAATCTGTTTTCTTACAATGGTTATTTTAGAAAAGTATACATCATTATCGGACTTTTATTGCCGCCATTGAATAGCCTTATTATACATTCGCTTTCTATATTTGATGTCTTTTCTTTGGCAATATATGTTTTTTTATTATTCATATTGGCAATATATTATGTTGAGAGATACGAATTTTCCTGACAGAAATAGTCTTTTTCATTTTGATGCCGATACCTTTTTGCTTCAACGAATACCTTTCTGGAGATTTATAAAATTTCTCGTCCCCTACTGGCGTAAGGGGCTTTTTGCCTTTATTTTTATGCTTCTATCAGTAGGACTACAACTCCCAATGCCATTTTTGACGAGGTTTCTTATTGATAAGGTAATCGTTCTTAAAAGTTTTCAATTACTGAATATTATCGGGCTTGTCTTGATTGGCGTTCTTTTTATATATGCGGTCTCAACATTCTTACAGAGTTTCTTATTAACTACTTTCCGTGGACGAGTCTTGTTTGATATAAGACTAAAATTATTTGAGCACATACAAAAATTATCACTAACATTCTTCCATAAAGAAGAGACCGGTTATCTAATGTCCCGATTGAGTGATGATGTCAATGCAGTTCAGGGATTGCTTGCGGATACATTGGTCTCCGCAGGACAGAATATCTTGACTTTTATCGCTGGTGTTGGTTGCACGCTATATATCCATCCCAAACTTGCTTTAATCTGCTTTTTGATTCTGCCATTTTATCTACTGTCATTAATGGTATTTAATAAGAGAATTAGAAATATGAGTTATGAGGTGAGGGAAAGGTATGCCTTATTGAATAAAAACCTACAGGAATTATTATCCGGGGTCTCGGTGATTAAGGCATTTACTGGAGAAAAGCGAGCAACGATAAAGATGGTTAAAAAGATAAGTGAGGCAATCCGTAAGGAGGTCAGGTTAGATATTACTGCCACGATTGCCTCTATCTCTTCGGCATTAATCTCTGCGGCAGGGCCGATTGTCTTAATCTGGTATGGTTGTGCAGAGATAATGAGGGGGAATTTAACGGTTGGTAGTTTGATTGCATTCAATTCTTTTATTGGCTATCTATTTGGACCAACGAGAAATTTGTATAATTTAAATCTTAATGTTCAACGCTCACTGACAGCAGTAGAAAGAATTTTTGAAATGCTTGATTTAGCACCTGAAAAAGACGGCAAAAAAGAGATTGAGATAAAAGAGGGCAGGGTTATATTTGAAAATGTCTCTTTTTCTTATAATGGGGCTGAGGAAGTATTAAAAGATATTTCATTTGAGGTAAACCCTGGTGAGATAGTTGCGATTGTGGGTCGAAGCGGTGTCGGTAAGACAACATTAGTCTCTTTACTTCCAAGATTCTTTGAGCCAGAAAGGGGGAGGATATTGATTGATGGTGAGGATATAAAAGATGTAAGATTAAAATCATTAAGGGGTCAAATTGGTATATGCTCACAGGATGTATTTTTATTTTCAGATACAATAAGGGAGAATATAAAATTTGGCAATCCCGAGGCAAAAGATGGTGCGATAGAAAATGCGGCAAGGTTGGCTTACGCAGATGAATTTATTAAAAACTTGCCGCAAGGATATGAAACAAAGGTAGGTGAGCGTGGTGTTAATCTTTCTGGTGGTGAGCGACAGCGGATTGCAATAGCGCGGGCTTTAATAAAAAATCCCAAGATTTTAATTCTTGATGAGGCGACTTCACAATTGGATTCAGAATCAGAAAAGGCGATTCAAGAGGCATTAAAGAACTTATTAGAAAACCGCACCACTTTTATCATTACCCATAGATTATCAACAATTCGAAATGCGGATAAGATTTTGGTTTTAGATGAAGGCAAGATTGCTAGTATTGGAAGGCATGAAGAATTGTATAGTACCTGTGCGGTTTATAGACATCTTTATGATGAGCAATTTTTGAAACAAGATTAATGACGTAAAATATATTTAAAAGTTAATGTATTTCTTAAGACTTGCAATAAATTCAATAGAGGCAGTTTCTCACCACCCTGTTGTTTAGACAGGCATGGTTATTGGTCTTTGGGCATGTCAGCCTGTAATAATAAAAATTTATTTCCATCCCGCAGCGAGAAGGGTCCTGGAAAAAGTCGTGCTCCTCGGGGACCGGGGTGGGTGTTGACAAAAATCATGAAGTGTATAAAATAAGGAGGTTATTATGGCGAACAAAATAAAAACTTTGCTGTGTCTATATACAGTGGTGATGCTGGGATTTGCTGGCACATACTATTTCATAAAAGAAGGTGACGTCGGCAACCCAACACAATCACCGAATGCACCAGGTCCACAGCCTGTAGAATATAAGTTGGTTTAGGGGGCAGTGTGGATGCAGGTACTGTAGAAGGTTACTCTTACGCTTCCTGGATTACAACATACACCAAAAATAATAGTAAATATGCTGAAGGTGGTTCAAGGACCGGCAGAACATGGGTTCCAGGGAAGTTATTCTTGATGGCACGCAATGCATGCTTGTGGGATGATAATCCAAATATCATATTCCCAAGAGTACTCTTTAAACCCGACTCTACATACCATCCGGCGTGGGGTTATAATACTCAGTGGACTATAATAAGGCAATATCCTACAGGGACAACTGCGAGATGGCAACAAAAGGGG carries:
- a CDS encoding ABC transporter ATP-binding protein, giving the protein MLRDTNFPDRNSLFHFDADTFLLQRIPFWRFIKFLVPYWRKGLFAFIFMLLSVGLQLPMPFLTRFLIDKVIVLKSFQLLNIIGLVLIGVLFIYAVSTFLQSFLLTTFRGRVLFDIRLKLFEHIQKLSLTFFHKEETGYLMSRLSDDVNAVQGLLADTLVSAGQNILTFIAGVGCTLYIHPKLALICFLILPFYLLSLMVFNKRIRNMSYEVRERYALLNKNLQELLSGVSVIKAFTGEKRATIKMVKKISEAIRKEVRLDITATIASISSALISAAGPIVLIWYGCAEIMRGNLTVGSLIAFNSFIGYLFGPTRNLYNLNLNVQRSLTAVERIFEMLDLAPEKDGKKEIEIKEGRVIFENVSFSYNGAEEVLKDISFEVNPGEIVAIVGRSGVGKTTLVSLLPRFFEPERGRILIDGEDIKDVRLKSLRGQIGICSQDVFLFSDTIRENIKFGNPEAKDGAIENAARLAYADEFIKNLPQGYETKVGERGVNLSGGERQRIAIARALIKNPKILILDEATSQLDSESEKAIQEALKNLLENRTTFIITHRLSTIRNADKILVLDEGKIASIGRHEELYSTCAVYRHLYDEQFLKQD